The sequence gGGTCAAacggccttccacaagcttcccacaataagttgggtgaattttggcccattactcctgacagggctggtgtaacAGTCAGGTTTGTTTGCCTGcttgctcgcacacacattttcagttctgcccatacattttatgtgggattgaggtcagggctttgtgatggccactccaataccttgaccgcGTTGCCCGTatgccattttgacacaactttggaagtgtgcttggggtcattgtacattaggaagacccatttgcaaccaagctttaacttcctgactgatgtcttgagatgttgcttcaatatacccacaATTGTCCTTCCttatgacgccatctattttgcgaagtgcaccagtccctcctgcagcaaagcacccccacaaaatgatactgccacccccgtgctccacagttgggttggtgttcttcagcttgcaagtctcctcctttttcctccaaacataatgatggtcattatggccaaaaagttctatttgtgtttcatcagacccccaggacatttctctaaaaagtacagtctttgtccccatgtgcagttgaataccgtagtctggcttttttaatggcggttttggagcagtgacttcttccttgctgagaggccctttcaggttatgttgatatagggcttgttttactgtggatatagatagttttgtacccgtttcctctagcatcttcacaaggtcctttgctgttgttctgggattgatttgcacttttcacaccaaagtacgttcatctctaggagacagaacacatctccttcctgaggggtatgttggctgtgtggtcccatggtgtttatatttgcgtactattgtttgtacagatgaacgtggtaccttcaggcatttggaatatgctcccaaggacgaaccagacttgtgaaggtctacaattgtttttctgaggtcttcactgatttattttgattttcccataacgtcatgcaaagaggcactgagtttgaaggtaggccttgaaatacatccacaagcacacctccaattgagtcAAATAATGTACATttccctatcagaagcttctaaagcctcaacataattttctggaattttccaagctgtttaaaggcacagtcaacttaagtgtatgtaaacttctgacccactggaattgtgatacagtgacttataagtgaaataatctgtctgtaaacaattgttggaaaaattacttgtgtcatgcacaaagttgacatcctaaccgacttgccaaaactatagtttgttaacaaaaaaaatgtgtggagtggttaaaaagcgagttttaatgactccaaactaagtgtatgtaaacttccgacttcaactgtatatacttgGAGACAGTGTTTTTTTTTACCTGTTAACTAACACACCTATCTTAACATGTGCGTCGGGCTGGCGTTGCCACAGTTACCTGAAGGTTCTTCTTACGGTGGAACACGATGCTCTTGGCTTTGACCTTTCTGTCCTTGATGTCCACCTTGTTGCCGCACAGGACTATGGGTATGTTCTCGCAGACGCGCACCAGGTCGCGGTGCCAGTTGGGCACGTTCTTATAGGTGACGCGAGATGTGACGTCGAACATGATGATCGCACACTGGGCTGGAGATAGATAGGGGAGAGAGTAATCGAGTATATCAGATAATCGTTAAATATGTGGAGTCCGTAGATTGTGTAGAGATCTGAGGACAGGATGTGACCTACTCTGtttctactacaatacaacacacagacatgtgacCCACACAAATGTGACGTACCCTGTATGTAGTAGCCATCTCTGAGCCCCCCAAACTTCTCCTGGCCGGCTGTGTCCCAGACATTGTACTTGATGGTCCCTCGAGTGGTGTGGAAGACCAAGGGGTGCACCTCTACTCCCAGAGTCGctacagggggaagagaagggtGAGCGAGGGGCAGGTCAGCCATGGTTCAGGGATCTAGAATGGTTTATACTCTTTTATGGATTGCATTTTTATTGTTTTTGGATCACGCTACCCACCTAGCTAAAGTTAGCCACAATAAATTGTAATTCTTACATAGAAGTATTGGAAATTACATATATGAATTGTAATTCATGACATATCATGCAAAATGGATGAGGGACATCCACAAATAAATGTCCTTCCCTTAACATAGCCTACCAAAGGGAAGGAGACAAATGtgcatttactatgttacgtctaccccagAGTCCAGGTTGAAAAACAATGAAGCCTAGTATCCAAGACAGTCAGAAACGGCTTTTCCACGTTGCCGAGCTAAATTCATGTGTTTCTGCGCATCATTGAGTCTTTTTAAGTCTACAATTATAAAGTTTGCCTGCAAACTAATATTCCCTCAGGAGAGAATGAAGTCTGATTATTGATGGAAGGTATGGTGGTGTTATGAAGGAGAAGCAGAAGACGAAAAAGAAGAGGTACGTaaaagctgagagagagaagggggacagaggaCCGTCTGGACTTTGAGAAACTCACCAACGTATTTCTTTTCAAACTCTCCCGTTAAATGCCTCTTCACGAAGGTGGTTTTTCCTGTGCCTCCATCTCCGCACAACACTAGCTGAAACACGGGTAGTAATTAAAAGAACACATTGGTCAAAAGGAATAGCAACTAAACACCAATGTAGTACTGGTATTTGCTAGACGAA comes from Oncorhynchus gorbuscha isolate QuinsamMale2020 ecotype Even-year linkage group LG24, OgorEven_v1.0, whole genome shotgun sequence and encodes:
- the LOC124013307 gene encoding GTP-binding nuclear protein Ran-like isoform X2; the encoded protein is MAEPDVQFKLVLCGDGGTGKTTFVKRHLTGEFEKKYVATLGVEVHPLVFHTTRGTIKYNVWDTAGQEKFGGLRDGYYIQAQCAIIMFDVTSRVTYKNVPNWHRDLVRVCENIPIVLCGNKVDIKDRKVKAKSIVFHRKKNLQYYDISAKSNYNFEKPFLWLARKLVGDPNLEFVEMPALAPPEVVMDASLAAQYENDLKVAAETGLPDEDDDL
- the LOC124013307 gene encoding GTP-binding nuclear protein Ran-like isoform X1 translates to MCNLRNGRPTKMTARAQRRMLNELVLCGDGGTGKTTFVKRHLTGEFEKKYVATLGVEVHPLVFHTTRGTIKYNVWDTAGQEKFGGLRDGYYIQAQCAIIMFDVTSRVTYKNVPNWHRDLVRVCENIPIVLCGNKVDIKDRKVKAKSIVFHRKKNLQYYDISAKSNYNFEKPFLWLARKLVGDPNLEFVEMPALAPPEVVMDASLAAQYENDLKVAAETGLPDEDDDL